One genomic region from Sphingobacterium sp. UGAL515B_05 encodes:
- a CDS encoding bifunctional nuclease domain-containing protein, whose protein sequence is MKKIRLDIVGLSYSQTQSGAYALVLGEVEGNRRLPIIIGSHEAQAIAIRIEKMIPSRPLTHDLFQSFADSFGIKLIEVLIYNLIEGIFYAKIICSDGNKIVEIDARTSDAVALAVRFEAPIYAYEFIMSSAGIIIEGHEFAFLENLDKSNKVQDPSVVEVEEKTPSKSPQNPFSSLTDEQLEQALNQALTEENYEQAALIRDEISKRK, encoded by the coding sequence ATGAAGAAAATCAGATTAGATATCGTTGGTTTATCCTATAGTCAAACGCAATCTGGGGCTTATGCTCTTGTATTGGGAGAAGTGGAGGGCAACAGAAGATTGCCCATCATTATCGGCAGCCACGAGGCTCAAGCTATTGCTATTCGGATAGAGAAAATGATTCCTAGTCGTCCGCTGACACACGACCTATTTCAATCTTTTGCAGATTCTTTTGGTATTAAACTCATTGAAGTACTGATCTATAATCTGATTGAAGGGATATTTTATGCTAAAATTATCTGTTCCGACGGCAACAAGATTGTCGAGATTGATGCCCGCACATCCGATGCCGTTGCACTGGCTGTACGGTTTGAAGCTCCGATCTATGCCTACGAATTTATTATGTCCTCTGCTGGAATTATCATTGAGGGGCATGAGTTTGCATTTTTGGAAAACCTAGACAAATCCAATAAAGTTCAGGATCCAAGTGTTGTTGAGGTCGAAGAAAAAACACCTTCAAAATCCCCACAAAATCCTTTCTCCTCGTTGACAGATGAGCAACTGGAGCAAGCACTTAATCAGGCATTGACCGAAGAAAACTACGAGCAGGCTGCATTGATTAGGGATGAGATTTCCAAAAGAAAATAA
- a CDS encoding electron transfer flavoprotein subunit alpha/FixB family protein translates to MSILVYVENTDGKFKKSAFEVVSYAKSIADNIQTDLVAISIGNVAGDELASLGKYGASKVLNVDNERLASFVNQAYASIIAEAVKSTGSKILVLSNSFSGKGLAPRIAAKLEAGLADGALELPKINGDKLTVKKTAFSNKAFATLELSSDIKVIALSPNAYETKETGGSATVETFAPNIDQTDFTTMVKEIVRATDKVSLPEAEIVVSAGRGLKGPENWGMVEELADVLGAATACSKPVSDAGWRPHSEHVGQTGIVVSPNLYIAIGISGAIQHLAGVSSSKTIVVINKDPEAPFFKVADYGIVGDAFDVVPKLTQALKAYKGI, encoded by the coding sequence ATGTCTATACTCGTATATGTAGAAAATACCGATGGAAAATTCAAAAAATCTGCTTTTGAAGTTGTTTCTTATGCAAAATCCATCGCCGATAACATACAGACTGATCTTGTTGCGATTTCAATTGGAAATGTCGCCGGAGACGAACTTGCCAGCTTGGGCAAGTACGGGGCTTCCAAAGTATTAAATGTCGACAATGAGCGACTCGCTTCTTTTGTAAACCAAGCGTATGCAAGCATCATTGCTGAGGCCGTAAAAAGTACCGGTTCAAAAATACTTGTGCTGTCCAACTCATTCTCGGGCAAAGGACTCGCTCCACGTATTGCAGCCAAATTAGAGGCTGGTCTGGCCGATGGCGCACTCGAATTGCCGAAAATCAATGGCGACAAACTGACTGTCAAAAAAACAGCGTTCTCCAATAAAGCGTTCGCTACACTCGAACTATCCTCGGATATAAAGGTCATCGCACTAAGTCCAAATGCATATGAAACAAAAGAGACCGGTGGTAGCGCAACTGTCGAAACTTTTGCTCCGAATATTGACCAAACAGATTTCACAACGATGGTCAAAGAGATTGTTCGAGCAACAGACAAAGTTTCCCTGCCGGAAGCTGAAATCGTCGTCTCTGCAGGCCGTGGTTTAAAAGGACCTGAAAACTGGGGTATGGTGGAAGAACTTGCAGACGTCCTCGGTGCCGCTACAGCATGTTCAAAACCCGTATCCGATGCAGGCTGGCGCCCGCACTCGGAGCACGTGGGCCAGACAGGTATTGTTGTTAGCCCCAATCTATACATTGCTATCGGTATATCCGGAGCAATACAGCATTTGGCGGGAGTAAGCTCTTCTAAAACAATCGTTGTCATCAATAAAGATCCAGAAGCACCCTTTTTCAAAGTGGCCGATTATGGAATTGTAGGCGATGCTTTCGACGTTGTTCCGAAATTAACGCAGGCATTGAAGGCTTACAAAGGTATTTAA
- a CDS encoding nucleoside permease, producing the protein MSIKLRLTIMSFFQFFVWGAWLITIANYWFGTKQWDGTQFGAIFATMGIASLFMPTLMGIIADRWINAERLYFILHLCYAGVLFYLPQVNDPNTFFYAMLAAMCFYMPTLALSNSIAYTALNENNYDLVKAFPPIRVFGTIGFIVAMWITNLTGNKATAYQFYIAGTAALALSLYAFTLPKCPPKKLQQEDASWTQLLGLEAFKLFGNYKMALFFIFSMFLGAALQLTNAYGDVFLDEFKFYPKFSESFVVKYSTIIMSISQISETLFILAIPFFLKRFGIKKVMLISMFAWVLRFGLFSFGDPAGGLWMIVLSCIVYGMAFDFFNISGSLFVETSTTSSIRSSAQGLFMMMTNGFGAVVGSFASGWIIDHYFTKSFQNSKDLAHYLDTTIDNTHFLHFLQEKSISILPDGMLSGNLMLKDWHDIWLAFAIYTLVIAIFFAVFFRHKHEREPLNSK; encoded by the coding sequence ATGTCTATTAAATTAAGATTGACCATTATGAGCTTCTTTCAGTTTTTTGTCTGGGGAGCATGGTTGATTACAATAGCAAACTATTGGTTTGGCACAAAACAATGGGATGGTACACAATTTGGAGCTATTTTTGCAACCATGGGGATCGCTTCTTTATTTATGCCTACCCTGATGGGAATTATCGCCGATCGTTGGATAAATGCCGAAAGATTATATTTTATTCTTCACTTATGTTATGCGGGTGTTTTATTCTATTTACCTCAGGTAAATGATCCAAACACCTTTTTTTATGCGATGCTTGCGGCAATGTGTTTTTATATGCCGACTTTGGCCCTATCCAACTCCATTGCGTATACGGCATTGAATGAAAATAACTACGATTTGGTCAAGGCATTCCCGCCTATCCGGGTTTTCGGAACGATAGGTTTTATCGTTGCCATGTGGATCACCAATTTAACTGGCAACAAGGCCACAGCTTATCAATTTTATATCGCCGGAACCGCAGCTTTGGCCTTAAGTCTCTATGCTTTTACATTACCTAAATGTCCACCGAAGAAGTTACAACAGGAAGATGCTTCCTGGACACAGCTATTAGGCTTGGAAGCATTTAAACTTTTTGGAAATTATAAAATGGCATTATTTTTTATTTTTTCCATGTTCCTAGGTGCCGCACTCCAATTGACCAATGCCTACGGTGATGTGTTTTTGGATGAATTTAAATTCTACCCTAAATTTTCAGAATCTTTCGTTGTGAAATATTCGACCATCATTATGTCGATTTCGCAGATATCCGAAACACTTTTTATTCTTGCTATTCCATTTTTCCTCAAAAGATTCGGTATAAAAAAGGTCATGCTGATTTCGATGTTTGCCTGGGTATTACGTTTTGGATTATTCTCATTTGGTGACCCAGCAGGCGGCCTTTGGATGATTGTATTATCCTGCATCGTCTATGGTATGGCATTTGACTTCTTTAATATCTCAGGTTCTTTATTTGTTGAAACCTCAACAACATCAAGCATACGCAGCTCGGCACAAGGCTTATTTATGATGATGACAAATGGTTTCGGTGCCGTTGTAGGCAGTTTTGCATCGGGTTGGATCATTGACCATTACTTTACCAAAAGTTTTCAAAACAGCAAGGATCTCGCACACTATCTGGATACAACAATCGATAATACCCATTTTCTACATTTCCTGCAGGAAAAGAGTATTTCCATATTACCTGACGGCATGTTAAGTGGTAATCTCATGCTAAAAGACTGGCATGATATCTGGCTTGCATTTGCCATCTATACCTTGGTTATAGCAATCTTCTTTGCTGTATTCTTTAGACATAAACACGAACGTGAACCGCTAAACTCAAAATAA
- a CDS encoding electron transfer flavoprotein subunit beta/FixA family protein: MKILVCISNVPDTTSKITFTNDNTAFNTAGVQFIINPYDEIALSKAVELAEGGKGTVTVINVGDASTDATIRKALAIGADNAVRINAAPRDAWFVANQIAKYAKDNAFDLILTGRESIDYNGAQVGAIVGELLHIPSVSIAKKVDIAGDAVTVEREIEGGKEVLTAKLPIVIGTAEGVAEPKIPNMRGIMSARTKPLDVLEPSAIDVLEHIVSYETPAPRGTVKLVDAAEVEKLVSLLHDEAKVI; encoded by the coding sequence ATGAAAATATTAGTTTGTATAAGTAATGTCCCTGACACTACATCCAAAATCACTTTTACAAATGACAACACTGCATTTAATACAGCTGGTGTACAATTCATTATAAACCCTTATGATGAAATTGCTTTATCCAAAGCAGTTGAGTTGGCTGAAGGTGGAAAAGGAACCGTAACTGTCATCAATGTGGGCGATGCATCGACAGATGCAACCATTCGAAAAGCATTGGCAATTGGCGCAGACAACGCTGTACGGATTAACGCCGCTCCACGCGATGCTTGGTTTGTTGCTAATCAGATAGCAAAGTATGCCAAAGACAATGCATTTGACTTAATTTTAACTGGCCGCGAATCCATTGACTATAACGGTGCTCAAGTGGGGGCAATCGTAGGAGAACTGCTGCATATTCCTTCTGTTTCCATTGCCAAAAAAGTTGACATTGCGGGCGACGCAGTCACAGTTGAGCGCGAGATTGAAGGTGGAAAAGAAGTATTGACAGCAAAGCTACCAATCGTCATTGGTACAGCAGAAGGTGTTGCCGAGCCAAAAATACCTAATATGCGTGGTATTATGAGTGCGCGGACCAAACCATTGGATGTGCTGGAACCTTCCGCTATAGACGTTCTTGAACACATTGTCAGCTATGAGACACCAGCTCCGCGCGGTACGGTCAAACTTGTTGACGCTGCCGAGGTAGAAAAATTAGTTTCTCTTCTTCACGACGAAGCCAAAGTTATTTAA